In the genome of Massilibacillus massiliensis, one region contains:
- the mtaB gene encoding tRNA (N(6)-L-threonylcarbamoyladenosine(37)-C(2))-methylthiotransferase MtaB: MARVALTTLGCKVNQFETEVMEGLFKERHYEIVPFESEADFYVINTCSVTHLGEKKSRQLIRRAMRRNPSAIIAVTGCYSQIAPEQVENIEGVKVIIGTKERNRIVDLVEQAAHEEGVVNAITDIMQAKEFEDIPLFDTPGRTRAFLKIQEGCTNFCTYCIIPYARGPLRSRKLQSVIDEAEKLVAAGFKEIVLTGIHLGAYGRDLDTKISLVDAVEAVLKIKPLKRLRLGSLESIELSPKLFDHLCRDERFCPHLHLPLQSGNDEILKAMNRHYDTAEYKRLIHDVMLAVPNIAISTDIIVGFPGETDEMFTQSLEFVKSIEFAKIHVFPYSKRQGTPAAKFLAQVDEEVKKQRAHMMQLVADQKADAYRKRFIGKTLSVLIETEHQGILDGLTGNYVRVYLDGNDGQVECGAIYQVYLEKVYKDGVWGKIFK, translated from the coding sequence TTGGCAAGAGTTGCTCTCACAACGCTGGGGTGTAAGGTAAATCAATTTGAGACTGAAGTTATGGAAGGTCTATTTAAAGAGCGGCATTATGAAATTGTTCCTTTTGAAAGTGAAGCTGATTTTTATGTCATCAATACTTGTTCGGTAACGCATTTAGGAGAGAAAAAATCACGCCAACTTATCCGCAGGGCGATGAGACGGAATCCAAGTGCGATCATAGCGGTGACTGGTTGCTATTCGCAAATTGCACCAGAACAAGTAGAAAATATTGAAGGGGTAAAAGTCATTATTGGAACAAAGGAACGCAATCGAATTGTTGATTTAGTAGAACAAGCAGCGCACGAAGAGGGCGTTGTAAATGCGATTACGGATATTATGCAGGCAAAAGAGTTCGAAGATATTCCGCTTTTTGATACGCCGGGTAGAACGCGTGCCTTCTTGAAAATTCAAGAAGGATGTACCAATTTCTGCACATATTGTATCATTCCTTATGCAAGAGGTCCGCTTCGTTCTCGGAAGCTGCAAAGTGTAATTGATGAAGCGGAAAAACTTGTTGCAGCTGGATTTAAAGAGATCGTTTTAACAGGAATTCATCTGGGGGCGTACGGCAGAGATTTAGATACTAAAATAAGCTTGGTAGATGCAGTCGAAGCTGTTTTAAAAATAAAACCATTGAAACGTTTACGTTTGGGGTCCTTGGAGTCGATTGAGCTTTCACCAAAGTTGTTTGATCATTTATGCCGAGATGAGAGATTTTGTCCGCATTTACATTTACCGTTGCAGTCTGGCAATGATGAAATACTAAAGGCGATGAATCGGCATTATGATACAGCAGAATATAAAAGATTAATTCATGATGTGATGCTCGCCGTGCCTAATATTGCGATTTCTACGGATATTATCGTTGGGTTTCCGGGCGAAACAGATGAGATGTTTACACAAAGTTTAGAATTTGTAAAATCAATAGAATTTGCTAAAATTCATGTGTTTCCATATTCCAAGCGGCAGGGTACACCAGCGGCGAAATTTTTGGCTCAAGTAGATGAAGAAGTGAAAAAACAACGTGCGCATATGATGCAACTTGTAGCGGATCAGAAAGCTGATGCGTATAGAAAACGTTTTATTGGCAAAACACTTTCTGTTTTAATAGAAACGGAGCATCAAGGAATTCTAGATGGCTTAACAGGAAACTATGTTCGTGTTTATCTCGATGGAAACGATGGACAAGTCGAATGTGGCGCAATTTATCAGGTCTACTTAGAAAAAGTATATAAAGACGGGGTCTGGGGTAAAATTTTCAAATAA
- a CDS encoding 16S rRNA (uracil(1498)-N(3))-methyltransferase, with translation MRRFFIQVPLQDKITISGDDAHHIIHVLRYKIGQNFIVVDVNGKIAETEIIEIENDILTLQIVSILEENTEAPIEVTLAQCLPKSDKMDFIVQKAVELGVSRIIPVISQNCVVKYDDAKKEARRKKWQKIAIEAAKQCGRTILPTVSPIMQLKQLQLELQQDTIAFMCYEGQADAAIKSLLTTTEAKKFLILIGPEGGFTQNEVTDCKEFGVRVVTMGPRILRTETASLAAISMVMYQNGDLGGECFGKSCSHNAGV, from the coding sequence GTGAGAAGGTTTTTTATTCAAGTTCCGCTTCAAGATAAAATTACGATTTCAGGTGATGATGCACATCATATTATCCATGTACTTCGTTATAAAATTGGACAAAATTTCATTGTTGTAGACGTTAACGGAAAGATCGCTGAGACAGAAATCATTGAGATAGAAAATGATATACTTACCTTACAAATCGTATCGATTTTAGAAGAAAATACGGAAGCGCCAATAGAAGTAACTTTAGCACAATGTTTGCCGAAATCGGATAAAATGGATTTCATTGTGCAAAAAGCTGTAGAGCTTGGTGTGAGTCGTATTATTCCTGTTATAAGTCAGAACTGCGTTGTAAAATATGACGATGCAAAAAAAGAAGCACGACGGAAAAAATGGCAAAAAATTGCGATTGAAGCAGCTAAACAATGCGGTAGAACGATTTTGCCTACCGTGAGTCCCATTATGCAGCTGAAACAATTGCAGTTAGAGCTACAGCAAGATACAATCGCATTTATGTGTTATGAAGGACAAGCTGATGCAGCAATAAAATCTTTGCTGACAACGACAGAAGCTAAAAAGTTTTTGATTTTGATTGGCCCCGAAGGTGGGTTTACTCAAAACGAAGTTACGGATTGCAAAGAATTTGGCGTTCGTGTTGTTACGATGGGACCAAGAATTTTAAGAACAGAAACAGCCTCACTTGCGGCAATCAGTATGGTGATGTATCAAAATGGTGATTTAGGAGGAGAATGTTTTGGCAAGAGTTGCTCTCACAACGCTGGGGTGTAA
- the prmA gene encoding 50S ribosomal protein L11 methyltransferase, translating to MKWAEIGIKTTHEATEIIAEIFHELGATGVVIEDPELVNEYRISGAWDYTDIPEAMDTEVVTVKAYLPVDEELDDKLRIFEKRVDELAGNNIDKGLGDISCNEIQEEDWATSWKDFFHPVKVGELIVIKPSWESYPASPNDILIELDPGMAFGTGTHHTTAMCIRLLEETITGGMDVFDVGTGSGVLAIAAAKLGAKKIMAVDFDAMAVRVAKENVEINHVTDLINVKQGDLMKGLDGKADVIIANIVADIIIRLLEDVPNKLKKGGTMIASGIIAERLGDVTEAVLAQGLVVDKVVEEGGWAAMLIRNGGF from the coding sequence ATGAAATGGGCTGAAATTGGGATAAAAACAACACACGAAGCAACGGAAATTATTGCAGAGATTTTTCACGAATTAGGAGCTACTGGTGTCGTGATTGAAGATCCTGAACTTGTGAATGAATATCGTATTTCAGGTGCTTGGGATTATACGGATATACCAGAGGCAATGGATACGGAAGTTGTTACGGTTAAAGCCTATTTGCCTGTTGATGAAGAACTGGATGACAAGCTTCGTATATTTGAAAAAAGAGTGGATGAATTGGCAGGAAATAATATAGATAAAGGTTTAGGCGATATTTCTTGTAATGAGATTCAAGAAGAGGATTGGGCTACTTCTTGGAAAGATTTTTTTCATCCCGTGAAAGTTGGAGAGCTTATCGTAATTAAACCTTCTTGGGAATCATATCCTGCCAGTCCAAATGACATCCTGATTGAACTCGATCCAGGCATGGCATTCGGCACGGGAACGCATCATACTACCGCTATGTGTATTCGCCTTTTAGAAGAAACGATTACTGGCGGTATGGACGTTTTTGACGTTGGCACAGGATCTGGTGTATTGGCAATTGCAGCAGCAAAACTTGGTGCGAAAAAAATTATGGCAGTAGATTTCGATGCAATGGCTGTTCGCGTGGCAAAAGAAAATGTAGAGATCAATCATGTAACGGATCTAATCAACGTCAAACAAGGGGATTTGATGAAGGGGCTGGATGGAAAGGCGGATGTGATTATTGCAAATATTGTCGCTGATATCATTATTCGTTTACTTGAGGATGTACCGAATAAATTAAAAAAAGGTGGTACCATGATTGCAAGTGGCATTATTGCAGAACGTCTAGGCGATGTAACAGAAGCTGTTTTGGCACAAGGTCTTGTTGTAGATAAAGTCGTTGAAGAAGGTGGCTGGGCTGCAATGCTTATTCGTAACGGAGGCTTTTAA
- the dnaJ gene encoding molecular chaperone DnaJ, whose protein sequence is MSKRDYYEVLGVSKSASDDEIKKAFRKLARKYHPDVNRDDPKTAEVKFKEANEAYEVLSDSKRRAQYDQFGHAAFDGSAGGGAGGFGGFSSSAGGFGDIFDMFFGGQGGFGGSHKPGPERGSDLRYDLEIDFKEAAFGKDVELNIPRTETCESCHGSGAAAGTHPETCPTCKGTGQVQFTQNTPFGRMINAKACDRCNGEGTIVHTPCKTCGGKGKKRVKRKISVKIPAGVDNGSRIRVTNAGEAGTRGGSSGDLYVYIFVKPHKLFKREGTEVICEVPITFVQASLGDEIEVPTLDGNVKMKIPEGIQSGTILRLKNKGIPYLRGQGRGDQHVKVKVLTPQKLNEKQKALLTEFGQISGENVNPEQKSWFKKFF, encoded by the coding sequence GTGAGTAAGCGCGATTATTATGAAGTGCTAGGCGTATCTAAAAGTGCATCAGATGATGAAATAAAGAAAGCATTTAGAAAGCTAGCGAGAAAGTATCATCCTGACGTTAATCGTGATGATCCTAAAACGGCAGAAGTAAAATTTAAAGAAGCAAATGAAGCCTATGAAGTTTTATCAGATTCTAAACGTCGGGCTCAATATGATCAATTCGGTCACGCTGCGTTTGATGGCAGCGCGGGCGGCGGTGCAGGTGGTTTTGGCGGATTTAGCAGTAGCGCAGGTGGCTTCGGTGATATCTTTGATATGTTCTTTGGTGGACAAGGTGGATTTGGCGGTTCCCATAAACCAGGGCCAGAACGCGGCAGTGATTTACGTTATGATTTGGAAATTGACTTTAAAGAAGCTGCCTTTGGCAAGGACGTTGAACTCAATATTCCTCGTACAGAAACCTGCGAAAGTTGTCATGGATCAGGTGCAGCAGCCGGAACACACCCTGAAACCTGTCCGACTTGTAAAGGAACAGGTCAGGTGCAATTTACACAAAATACACCGTTTGGTCGTATGATCAATGCCAAAGCTTGTGACAGATGTAATGGAGAAGGTACCATTGTTCATACACCTTGTAAAACTTGTGGCGGTAAAGGGAAAAAACGTGTAAAACGCAAAATAAGTGTTAAAATTCCAGCGGGTGTTGATAATGGATCTAGAATTCGAGTGACAAATGCTGGTGAAGCTGGTACACGCGGCGGATCTTCTGGGGATTTGTATGTTTATATTTTTGTAAAACCGCATAAATTATTTAAACGTGAAGGAACAGAGGTCATTTGTGAGGTGCCGATTACGTTTGTTCAAGCGTCACTCGGTGATGAGATTGAAGTGCCTACTTTAGATGGTAATGTAAAAATGAAAATTCCTGAAGGCATTCAGTCAGGGACGATTTTACGCTTGAAAAATAAAGGTATTCCATATTTACGTGGGCAAGGTCGCGGTGATCAACATGTAAAAGTAAAAGTTTTAACGCCGCAAAAATTAAACGAAAAACAAAAAGCATTACTGACTGAGTTTGGACAAATCAGTGGTGAAAATGTAAATCCAGAGCAAAAAAGCTGGTTTAAAAAGTTTTTTTAA
- the dnaK gene encoding molecular chaperone DnaK: protein MAKVIGIDLGTTNSVVAVMEGGEPTVIANTEGSRLTPSVVGFSKTGERLVGQLAKRQAVSNPEHTFSSIKRHMGTEYTVSVDDKKYTPQEISAMILQKLKADAEAYLGETVTQAVITVPAYFNDSQRQATKDAGTIAGLEVLRIINEPTAASLAYGMDKGEEHTILVFDLGGGTFDVSILELGDGVFEVKATNGNNRLGGDDFDARVMKWMVEEFKKESGIDLSADKMAAQRLLEAAEKAKIELSGVLSTNINLPFITADASGPKHLDLTLTRAKFDELTAELVENTMAPTRQALKDAGLSASEIDKIILVGGSSRIPAVQEAIKKNLGKEPHRGVNPDECVAVGAAIQAGVLVGEVKDVLLLDVTPLSLGIETLGGVCTKIIERNTTIPTSKSQTFSTAADNQPSVDIHVLQGEREMAAGNKTLGRFELSDIPPAPRGVPRIEVTFDIDANGIVHVSAKDLGTGKEQKITITASGGMSNEDIDRMVKEAESHAAEDKQRKEEVEVRNNADSLVYQSEKTIKDLGDKADKAQVEKVEAAAAKVKEALKGTDLEAIKSATEELTKPLYEMSAAAYQAAEAQNPSAQGDPNAQADEQAKKDENVVDAEYKVVDDEKK from the coding sequence ATGGCAAAAGTAATAGGTATAGACTTAGGTACGACAAATTCGGTAGTAGCGGTAATGGAAGGTGGGGAACCTACAGTTATTGCAAATACAGAAGGAAGTCGTCTTACACCATCTGTTGTTGGATTTTCAAAAACTGGAGAACGCTTAGTAGGGCAGTTGGCGAAACGTCAAGCAGTATCAAATCCTGAACATACATTTAGTTCAATTAAACGTCATATGGGGACGGAGTATACAGTCAGTGTTGATGACAAGAAATATACACCACAAGAAATATCCGCAATGATTCTACAAAAATTGAAAGCAGATGCTGAAGCATATCTTGGTGAAACTGTTACACAGGCAGTTATTACAGTTCCTGCATATTTTAATGACAGCCAACGTCAAGCGACGAAAGATGCTGGTACAATTGCAGGTCTTGAAGTACTTCGTATTATCAATGAACCAACGGCCGCTTCACTCGCTTATGGTATGGATAAGGGTGAAGAACATACGATTTTGGTATTTGACTTAGGTGGAGGTACATTTGATGTTTCCATTCTCGAATTAGGCGATGGCGTATTTGAAGTTAAAGCAACAAACGGAAATAACCGTCTTGGCGGTGATGATTTTGATGCGCGTGTAATGAAATGGATGGTTGAAGAATTTAAAAAGGAAAGTGGTATTGATTTATCAGCAGATAAAATGGCAGCACAACGCTTACTTGAAGCTGCTGAAAAAGCAAAAATCGAGTTGTCTGGTGTTTTATCCACGAATATCAATTTGCCGTTTATCACAGCAGATGCATCTGGACCAAAACATTTGGATTTAACGTTGACACGGGCAAAATTTGATGAATTAACTGCAGAGCTTGTTGAAAATACGATGGCGCCAACACGTCAAGCGTTAAAAGATGCCGGACTTTCTGCTAGTGAAATCGATAAAATTATCTTAGTTGGTGGTTCTAGCCGTATTCCTGCAGTACAGGAAGCGATTAAGAAAAACCTCGGTAAGGAACCTCATCGTGGTGTAAACCCAGACGAATGTGTTGCAGTTGGTGCAGCGATCCAAGCGGGCGTGCTTGTTGGCGAAGTAAAAGATGTATTGTTACTTGATGTAACGCCGCTTTCTTTAGGTATTGAAACATTAGGTGGCGTATGTACAAAAATCATTGAACGCAATACAACGATTCCTACATCAAAAAGCCAAACTTTCTCAACTGCTGCGGATAATCAGCCATCTGTTGATATTCATGTTCTTCAAGGTGAACGTGAAATGGCTGCTGGTAATAAGACACTTGGTCGTTTTGAATTGTCAGATATTCCACCAGCTCCAAGAGGTGTACCTCGTATTGAAGTTACATTTGATATTGATGCAAATGGTATCGTACATGTTTCAGCGAAAGATCTTGGCACTGGGAAAGAACAAAAGATTACAATTACAGCTTCCGGCGGTATGAGTAATGAAGATATTGATCGTATGGTAAAAGAAGCAGAATCACATGCTGCAGAAGATAAACAACGTAAAGAAGAAGTTGAAGTAAGAAACAATGCTGATTCTTTGGTTTATCAATCAGAAAAGACAATCAAAGATTTAGGTGATAAAGCAGATAAAGCGCAAGTTGAAAAAGTAGAAGCTGCGGCGGCAAAAGTTAAAGAAGCCTTAAAAGGTACGGATCTTGAAGCGATTAAATCCGCAACAGAGGAACTTACAAAACCTTTATATGAAATGAGTGCTGCTGCATATCAAGCTGCGGAAGCGCAAAATCCAAGTGCACAGGGGGATCCTAATGCACAAGCGGATGAACAAGCGAAAAAAGATGAAAATGTAGTAGATGCTGAATATAAAGTTGTGGATGACGAAAAGAAATAA
- the grpE gene encoding nucleotide exchange factor GrpE, whose product MADEQKQKTADAQEVADSLKNDEIQEHTQAENAQQIEQTIENEEIIRLKTELESKDKLIQDHIDRVKRLQADFDNFRRRTRQEKEELSGFVIQNLIKELLPMLDNFERALAADTSVDHSSFKNGIDMIYKQLFSILEKNGLETIQAVGEKFDPNFHEAVMRVADDTKEDDTVAEELQRGYLVSGRVVRPSMVKVVGN is encoded by the coding sequence ATGGCGGATGAGCAAAAGCAAAAAACTGCAGACGCGCAGGAAGTTGCAGATTCTTTAAAAAATGACGAAATACAGGAGCATACGCAGGCAGAGAATGCGCAGCAAATAGAACAGACTATAGAGAATGAAGAAATTATACGTTTAAAAACTGAATTGGAAAGTAAGGATAAGCTTATACAGGATCACATAGATCGAGTAAAGCGGTTGCAAGCGGATTTTGATAATTTTAGAAGACGTACGCGCCAAGAAAAAGAAGAATTATCCGGCTTTGTTATTCAAAATTTAATAAAAGAATTATTGCCGATGTTAGATAATTTTGAACGTGCTTTGGCTGCTGATACAAGTGTGGATCATAGTTCATTTAAAAATGGTATTGACATGATCTATAAGCAACTTTTCAGCATTTTAGAAAAAAATGGACTTGAAACAATTCAAGCCGTAGGGGAAAAATTTGATCCGAACTTTCACGAGGCGGTTATGCGTGTCGCAGATGACACGAAGGAAGATGATACGGTTGCTGAAGAATTACAGCGCGGATATCTTGTGTCCGGTCGCGTCGTAAGACCAAGCATGGTTAAAGTTGTAGGTAATTAA
- the hrcA gene encoding heat-inducible transcriptional repressor HrcA, which yields MLDERKQKILQAIINDYISTAEPIGSRTIARKYDLGVSSATIRNEMADLELLGYIEQLHTSSGRIPSAKGYRFYVDDLLSPEAMSENEINLISNWYNVKVKRIEEVFQETARIISRMTKNISLVLAPQLAQATFRYLQFLPFGKHSAIVVVMTDAGFIENKVIAMPNGTTVQDLQCIASVVNKHLAGQALESIKPSVLRKIKADVLADSKLFDATIEAISQALTVDKKERVYLGGTTQLLNQPEFRDVEKVKNILLMLEEEQLLCDLLHAHDGDGIVVTIGQENKYSGIQDCSMVSATYKLDGKIIGTVAVLGPTRMEYGKIMALLDFMNSNLGQILKKYKF from the coding sequence ATGCTTGATGAGCGTAAGCAAAAAATTCTCCAGGCTATCATAAATGACTATATTTCCACCGCAGAGCCTATTGGTTCAAGGACAATTGCCCGTAAATATGACCTTGGTGTCAGTTCAGCTACTATACGCAATGAGATGGCTGATTTAGAATTGCTGGGGTATATTGAGCAGCTGCATACTTCTTCGGGCCGTATTCCTTCTGCGAAAGGGTATCGCTTTTATGTTGATGATTTACTATCGCCAGAGGCAATGAGTGAAAATGAAATTAATTTGATCAGTAATTGGTATAATGTAAAAGTAAAGCGAATTGAAGAAGTTTTTCAAGAAACAGCAAGAATTATATCAAGAATGACGAAAAATATTTCATTAGTTTTGGCACCGCAATTGGCGCAAGCGACCTTTAGATATCTACAATTTCTTCCTTTTGGGAAGCATAGTGCAATTGTTGTAGTTATGACGGATGCAGGATTTATTGAAAATAAAGTGATTGCTATGCCAAACGGTACAACAGTGCAGGATTTACAGTGTATTGCTAGTGTTGTAAATAAGCACTTGGCAGGGCAGGCTTTAGAGTCTATTAAGCCTTCCGTACTAAGAAAAATTAAAGCAGACGTCTTAGCCGATTCTAAATTATTTGATGCTACGATTGAGGCCATTAGTCAGGCACTTACCGTGGATAAAAAAGAGCGTGTATATTTAGGTGGCACAACACAGCTTTTAAATCAGCCGGAATTTCGTGATGTTGAAAAGGTAAAAAATATTTTGTTGATGCTTGAAGAAGAGCAACTCTTATGCGATTTGCTTCACGCGCATGATGGAGATGGAATTGTTGTTACGATTGGTCAAGAAAATAAATATAGTGGCATTCAAGATTGCAGTATGGTGAGTGCTACGTATAAATTGGATGGTAAAATCATTGGTACAGTTGCAGTACTTGGACCAACTCGAATGGAATATGGTAAAATTATGGCATTGCTTGATTTTATGAACAGCAATTTAGGGCAAATATTAAAAAAATATAAATTTTAG
- the hemW gene encoding radical SAM family heme chaperone HemW: MMNLGLYVHIPFCQQKCFYCDFPSYANLECLHESYVNALCLEIAAQGALLSHPVLDTIYIGGGTPTVLNVEALNKIIVAIEKNFAVSPQVESTIEVNPGTANEEKLRMLFENGINRLSFGVQSFQDRLLKKIGRIHTAKEAEEAVLLAKKIGFRNLSLDLMYGLPEQTVNDVRKSIDQAAALGIEHVSVYGLKIEDGTVFEKLQEQNTLILPSDTLDEEMYHLVMQLLPRYGYQRYEISNFAKPNFESKHNLKYWQVKPYLGVGTAAHSYLKEKRFSNLDDVKEYIRRRFAGESTIESCESLDCITQIEEFCFLALRMKNGIDLKIFKQKFNRNFFSVYGHIIDRLKFKKLIAQDGNFIYLTDLGMQYGNQVFCEFLLK, translated from the coding sequence ATGATGAATTTAGGTTTATATGTTCATATACCGTTTTGTCAGCAAAAATGTTTTTATTGTGATTTTCCTTCCTATGCAAATCTAGAATGTCTACACGAATCCTATGTAAACGCCTTGTGTTTAGAGATTGCTGCACAAGGCGCTCTTTTATCTCATCCTGTACTTGATACGATTTATATTGGCGGTGGAACACCGACGGTATTAAATGTGGAAGCATTAAATAAAATTATCGTTGCAATTGAAAAAAATTTTGCGGTTTCTCCTCAAGTGGAAAGTACAATTGAAGTGAATCCAGGAACTGCAAATGAAGAAAAACTGCGTATGTTGTTTGAAAATGGCATCAATCGACTGAGCTTTGGTGTGCAAAGTTTTCAAGATAGGCTGTTAAAAAAAATCGGTCGTATTCATACTGCTAAAGAAGCTGAAGAAGCTGTTTTATTAGCAAAAAAAATTGGTTTTCGAAATCTTAGCTTAGATTTAATGTATGGTTTACCAGAGCAAACGGTAAATGATGTGCGAAAGAGCATTGATCAAGCGGCTGCACTAGGAATCGAACATGTTTCTGTTTATGGGTTAAAGATAGAGGATGGAACTGTATTTGAAAAACTGCAAGAACAAAATACGCTAATTTTGCCAAGTGACACCCTAGATGAGGAAATGTATCATTTGGTTATGCAATTGCTGCCGCGCTATGGATATCAACGTTATGAAATTTCAAACTTTGCTAAACCTAATTTTGAAAGCAAACATAATTTGAAATATTGGCAAGTGAAACCATATCTTGGTGTTGGTACAGCTGCACATTCTTACCTTAAGGAAAAGCGTTTTTCTAATCTTGATGACGTAAAAGAATACATTCGACGCAGGTTTGCGGGAGAATCGACGATAGAATCTTGTGAGAGCCTGGATTGTATAACACAGATAGAAGAATTTTGTTTTTTAGCACTTCGAATGAAAAATGGAATTGATTTAAAAATTTTTAAACAAAAATTTAATCGTAACTTTTTTTCTGTTTATGGTCATATTATAGATAGGCTCAAATTTAAAAAGTTAATTGCGCAAGATGGAAACTTTATTTATCTGACTGATTTAGGGATGCAATATGGAAATCAAGTTTTTTGTGAATTTTTATTAAAATAA
- the lepA gene encoding translation elongation factor 4, with product MQTKNIRNFSIIAHIDHGKSTIADRLIEYTGTLSKREMEAQVLDQMDLERERGITIKAQAVRLDYVGKDGQTYQINLIDTPGHVDFTYEVSRSLAACEGALLVVDAAQGIEAQTLANVYLALENNLEIIPVINKIDLPSAEPEKVKQEIEDVIGLDASEAVLASAKVGIGIEEILDAIVEKVPAPAGDVNAPLSALIFDSHFDAYKGVIAYVRVMDGFIKPGMKLKMIATNKEFEVTEVGCFRPALTNVKELGTGQVGFVVGSIKNVKDVRVGDTITDVNHPVDKALPGYRGINPMVYCGLYPVDSSDYDNLKDALEKLQLNDASLLFEPETSIALGFGYRCGFLGLLHMDVIQERLEREYNLSLITTAPSVIYHVYKTNGEVLKIDNPSHLPPTTEIDHIDEPYVKATVIVPNDYVGAVMELSQEKRGEFKDMKYLDVNRVMVTYHIPLSEIIYDYFDRLKSSTRGYASLDYELSDYQTSILVKLDILLNGDAVDALSVIVHKDKAAQRGRQLAEKLKGIIPQQMFEIPIQAAVGNKIIARETVRAMRKDVLAKCYGGDISRKRKLLEKQKEGKKRMKSVGNVEIPQEAFMAILKID from the coding sequence ATGCAAACAAAGAATATTCGTAACTTTTCTATTATTGCACATATAGATCATGGTAAATCAACAATTGCAGATCGATTGATTGAATATACAGGAACTTTGTCTAAGCGTGAGATGGAAGCACAAGTGCTTGACCAAATGGATTTGGAACGTGAACGTGGTATCACAATAAAAGCACAAGCGGTTCGACTTGATTATGTTGGTAAGGACGGACAAACCTATCAAATTAACTTAATTGACACGCCTGGACATGTAGATTTTACGTATGAGGTATCGAGAAGTTTGGCTGCTTGTGAAGGTGCGCTTCTAGTTGTTGATGCTGCACAAGGCATAGAAGCGCAAACTTTAGCCAACGTATATTTGGCTTTAGAAAATAATTTAGAAATTATTCCAGTTATTAACAAAATTGATTTACCAAGTGCGGAGCCAGAAAAAGTGAAACAGGAAATAGAAGATGTAATTGGCCTGGATGCTTCGGAGGCAGTTCTTGCAAGTGCAAAAGTGGGAATTGGCATTGAAGAAATTTTAGATGCGATTGTAGAAAAAGTACCAGCTCCAGCGGGAGATGTAAATGCGCCGCTCAGTGCGCTTATTTTTGATTCTCATTTTGATGCATATAAGGGAGTAATCGCTTATGTGCGTGTTATGGATGGTTTTATTAAACCAGGCATGAAGTTGAAAATGATAGCGACCAATAAAGAGTTTGAAGTTACGGAAGTGGGCTGTTTCAGACCTGCTTTGACGAATGTAAAAGAACTTGGTACTGGACAGGTTGGTTTTGTTGTCGGCAGTATAAAAAATGTGAAAGATGTTCGCGTTGGAGATACAATCACAGATGTAAACCATCCAGTCGACAAAGCATTGCCTGGGTACCGAGGTATTAATCCAATGGTGTATTGTGGATTATATCCAGTAGATAGTTCTGATTATGATAATTTAAAGGATGCCTTGGAAAAGTTACAACTAAATGATGCTTCGTTATTATTTGAGCCAGAGACTTCAATTGCTTTGGGATTTGGCTATCGCTGCGGTTTCTTAGGTTTGCTGCATATGGACGTAATCCAAGAACGCTTAGAACGTGAATATAACTTAAGTTTAATTACAACGGCACCAAGCGTAATTTACCATGTATATAAAACAAATGGTGAAGTTTTAAAGATTGATAATCCATCCCATCTTCCACCAACAACGGAAATAGATCATATTGATGAACCTTACGTTAAAGCAACCGTTATCGTACCAAATGATTATGTTGGCGCAGTGATGGAATTGTCGCAAGAAAAACGCGGTGAATTTAAAGATATGAAATATTTAGATGTGAATCGTGTTATGGTAACCTATCATATTCCTCTAAGTGAAATTATCTATGATTATTTTGATCGTTTAAAATCTTCTACGCGTGGATATGCTTCACTGGATTATGAATTATCTGATTATCAAACATCTATACTCGTAAAATTAGATATCCTGCTTAATGGTGATGCTGTTGATGCATTATCGGTGATTGTACATAAAGACAAAGCGGCACAACGCGGCAGACAATTGGCAGAGAAATTAAAAGGCATTATTCCACAGCAGATGTTTGAGATTCCAATACAGGCTGCTGTTGGAAATAAGATCATTGCAAGAGAGACCGTACGGGCAATGCGTAAAGATGTATTGGCCAAATGTTACGGTGGTGATATTAGTAGAAAGCGTAAACTATTAGAGAAACAAAAAGAAGGTAAAAAGCGCATGAAATCTGTTGGAAACGTTGAAATTCCGCAAGAAGCATTTATGGCAATTTTGAAAATTGATTGA